A segment of the Gemmatimonadales bacterium genome:
TCGTTGAGCGCGAGATCCGCACCATCGACGAAGTCGGTGACATTGCTGAGCCGCTTGTAGTAGCCCTCGACCGACAGCTCGTACTGGTCGCCGCCGAGCGTCGCGGCGTAACCCAGTGCGACCTGATCTGCTTGCTGCGGATCGAGATAGGGCCCCACCGGCTCCCAGACGTCGACCGGCGTCGGGGCGTTGCTGTTCGAGACGAGATGGAGATACTGACGGGTCCGGGTGTAGCTCGCTTTGAGACTGGCCGTCGGACTGACACCGACCCTGAGTGAGACGCGTGGTTCGAGGCCGGCAAACCCTGCAATCCGTTCCCCAGTGCCATAACGCACACTGTCGATGGGCTCGCCGCGCTGGTACCGTTCGAGCACCCGATCGTACACCACCGGCGCGTTGTCGGCGTACTGATACAAGGTTCCCGGTCCGTTGCGATGAAAGCCCGCATACCGGATTCCGTAGCGAACCGAGACTGCCGGGGTGAGGTCGATCTCGTGACTGAGATGAACCGCCCGGCTCGTCCCTCGACGTTCGTCGAGCCGAAACGGCACCACGGGCGACGCGCCGACCGGATCGACGCTGCCCGGTTCGATCCGATGCCAGACGAGCTCGGCGCCAGCTTCGACCGTGTTGCCGTTGCCGATGTAAAAGGTCTCGTTCACCTCGAAGGTGGTGCCACCGATCCGCGAGGCCCAGCGCAAATCTCGGCCCGTGCCGAGGAAATCCAGGGCATAGTCGTATTCACTGCTGGCCAGCACCACCTTGGAGAAGATCCGATTGCCGACCGCCTGATTCCAGACAGCGCTCCCTGCGGTGTTGCCCCACCCTGCCTGAAACCGATCGATCAGGCCCAGGCGGTCGCGGCCGCGGTATCCGGCCAGCATGAGCGAGCCGTTCGAGCCCAGGCGCAGCGTGGTCTTGACATTGAGGTCATAGAAGTAGGCCGTGTTGCGGTTGAGCTCCGGATTGCTCGACAATCGCAGAAACAGATCGGCATAGGTGCGCCGACCGGCAACCAGGAACGAGCCCAGCTCGTTGGGCAGCGGTCCTTCCACCGCCAGTCGACTGGCCAGCACACCGACCGACCCGGTTCCTTCGACCCGGTTGCGGCTGCCCTCACGCTGCCGCACATCGAGTACCGAGGAGAGTCGCCCGCCGAAACGGGCCGGGATAGCACCCTTATATAGCTTGACGTCGTCGACCGCGTCGCCGTTGAAGACGGAAAAGAAACCGAAGACGTGTGACGGGTTGTAAATGGTCGCCTCGTCGAGCCGAATCAGGTTCTGGTCGACGGTGCCGCCACGAACGCTGAACCCGGTCGTGAAGTCGCTGGCGTTGCTGACACCGGGAAGCAGTGTCAGAGTACGGATCGGGTCGACCTCACCAAGCACGGCGGGAATCAGTCGGACCGTCCGGATGTCGACCCGTGCAGTGCTCATCTCCACGGTTCCGGGATCGATATCGGAGCTGTCGCGTCCGCCCTGCACGGCGACTTCCTCCAGTTCGTACGGGCGCGGAGTAAGCAGGAAGTCTCGAGAGAGCGACGTCGTCAGTTCGACCGTCGTGGTATCGGGGTAGTAGCCCACCGCGCGAATCCGGATCGGCGTGACACCTCGCGGCAGCGACAGCACGAAGAAGCCGTCCTGGTTCGTCTCGGCTCGAATCCCTTCGGATCCGGCCACCAGCTGCGCGCCGCGAATGACTTCGCGACTGGCCGACGAACGAACGTATCCGCTCAGTCTGACGCGGCCCGTTGGCTCCGGTTCCTGCGCGGAAAGCGAATCGCCCAGAAAGGCGAGCACGGCGACGAGCAGGCAGGTCGCGGCCGGACGGAAAGCGGCCTGCGTGGTCGGGGTCCTGCCGGGCGGAACGAAGGGATGACCGTTGAGCGGGGGTCGAATCACGAGGTACCGGTCAGGAGGTCGAGTGAGGGCGCTGGGACTCGAACCCAGAACCTACGGATTAAAAGTCCGGTGCTCTACCATTGAGCTACGCCCCCGACCTCGATCAAGATAATCGGGCCAGCACCGGTCTCACCATCTGACCCGGTGCCCGGCCGCCTCCCCTGACGGGCGTCATAGTTCCCGCCAGGGCCCTTCCGTCAGCGGCCCTGTCCGAAGACCTCGCCGAACATCCGGAGCATAGCCGCCCAGGATTCCCGGTCGGCGGTCGCATCGTACGCCAGGCCATCCATTCCGAAGCTCGCGGCGTCCGGATTGGTAAAGCTGTGCTTCACGCCCGGATAATTGATCACCTCGAATCGGGCCCCGGCGGCCGCCAATTGCTCCGAAAACGAGCGCACCGCCTCAGGGGGAATCATCGGGTCGTCGGCGCCGTTGAGCACCAGGATCCGGGCTTTGACCGCTCCCGAGTCGACCGGCGGATTGGTCAGCAAAGCACCGTGGAAACTCGCCACCGCATCGAGGGCGACACCGGCGCGCGCCGCACCAAGCACGACCGCGCCTCCAAAGCAGTACCCGATTGCCGCGGTGCGGGCCGAATCAACCCGCGCATCCTGTTTTAGAATGTCGAGGGCCGCGGCCAACCGCGCCGCCGTCGTTGCCGGGTCGCTCGTAGCAGCCATCATGAACGCCTGGGCCGTGTCCGGGTGAGTCGTCGAGCGCCCGTCGCCATACATATCCACGGCAAACCCGACATAGCCCGCCTCTGCCAGGCGGCGAGCCTGGTTGCGCGCGTGCTCGTTATGGCCCCACCACTCATGCACGACAAGGACACCCGGACGGCGATCAGTCCGGGCGGCATCGTACGCGATAAAGCCTTTCAGGGTGGTTTCGCCCTGTCGATACTCGATTTCTCGGGTTTGAACGTCCGGACCGGCAGGGGATTC
Coding sequences within it:
- a CDS encoding TonB-dependent receptor, whose protein sequence is MIRPPLNGHPFVPPGRTPTTQAAFRPAATCLLVAVLAFLGDSLSAQEPEPTGRVRLSGYVRSSASREVIRGAQLVAGSEGIRAETNQDGFFVLSLPRGVTPIRIRAVGYYPDTTTVELTTSLSRDFLLTPRPYELEEVAVQGGRDSSDIDPGTVEMSTARVDIRTVRLIPAVLGEVDPIRTLTLLPGVSNASDFTTGFSVRGGTVDQNLIRLDEATIYNPSHVFGFFSVFNGDAVDDVKLYKGAIPARFGGRLSSVLDVRQREGSRNRVEGTGSVGVLASRLAVEGPLPNELGSFLVAGRRTYADLFLRLSSNPELNRNTAYFYDLNVKTTLRLGSNGSLMLAGYRGRDRLGLIDRFQAGWGNTAGSAVWNQAVGNRIFSKVVLASSEYDYALDFLGTGRDLRWASRIGGTTFEVNETFYIGNGNTVEAGAELVWHRIEPGSVDPVGASPVVPFRLDERRGTSRAVHLSHEIDLTPAVSVRYGIRYAGFHRNGPGTLYQYADNAPVVYDRVLERYQRGEPIDSVRYGTGERIAGFAGLEPRVSLRVGVSPTASLKASYTRTRQYLHLVSNSNAPTPVDVWEPVGPYLDPQQADQVALGYAATLGGDQYELSVEGYYKRLSNVTDFVDGADLALNERLETEMLQGRGRAYGLEVHARKRSGRLTGWVSYTLSRSERQLTGLGAGDAGINQGRFYPSPFDKTHDLAVVALHPLGGRWSVGGTFVLRSGLPVTYPVSRGVYDGLWLLQYGDRNAARLPAYHRLDLTFTRSWGGKQLQLGLFNAYNRFNAQSIAFQQVEGNPTQLEAVQTSIFGLVPSASFSFRF
- a CDS encoding dienelactone hydrolase family protein, which encodes MLLNRGLLAVVALAAACGRSESPAGPDVQTREIEYRQGETTLKGFIAYDAARTDRRPGVLVVHEWWGHNEHARNQARRLAEAGYVGFAVDMYGDGRSTTHPDTAQAFMMAATSDPATTAARLAAALDILKQDARVDSARTAAIGYCFGGAVVLGAARAGVALDAVASFHGALLTNPPVDSGAVKARILVLNGADDPMIPPEAVRSFSEQLAAAGARFEVINYPGVKHSFTNPDAASFGMDGLAYDATADRESWAAMLRMFGEVFGQGR